The sequence AACGCAGCCCGACTTTCTGGTCCTGGGGGAAGCGGCTACGGGCGAAGAGGCGCTGCGTCTGGCGGAAGCGCAGGAGCCGCAGGTGGTGTTGATGGACCTGCGTATGCCCGGCATGGGTGGCGTCGAAGCGATCAGGCAGATGCGCGCCCGCTGGCCGAATATAGCGGTGGTGATCCTGACGACCTATAACGAAGATGATTTAATGGTTCAGGGACTCCAGGCGGGCGCCTGTGGCTACCTGCTCAAAGATTGCGCGCTGGAGACGCTGGTGCAGGCGCTGCGCGCGGCGGCGCGTGGAGAGATGCTGGTGCAGCCAGAGGTGATGGCGCGCATCCTCGCGCGCGCCGCGCAGGCGCTGTCGCCGCCATCACGCACAACGCGGGCGCGCCATAGCCTGGACCTGACCGAGCGCGAGCGAGAAGTGCTTTCGGGGGTGGCGCGGGGCGAGCGCAGCAAAGAGATTGCGCTGCGGCTGGGCATTAGCGAGCGCACCGTAGGAGCCTATATCAATACTATCTTTAGCAAGCTGGGGGTTGATTCGCGGGCCTCTGCTGTGGCGGTGGCGCTGGAGCGTGGGCTGCTGCCCCGCCAGAGCTAGCCACTATCTGCGCTTCTCGCGCCCCAGGGCGACCAGCACCACGCCGGTAAGGATGAAGACCAGGGCCAGCAATTCAATGGCGGTGATCTGCTCTCCGGCAAATGCCGCCCCCAGCAGCAGCGCCACCAGCGGGTTTGCATAGGCATTGCTGGTCGCCAGAGCCGGGCGCACGCGCTTGAGCAGATAGCCATAGGCGCTGAAGCCCACCAGCGAACCAAAGACGACCAGATAGGCCAGCGCCCAGAAGGCCACCGGGGGCGGCGGGCCGGAAAATCGCTCGTTCAAGACCAGTCCCAGCCCCAACAGCGCCGCGCCGCCGACCAGCATCTCTGCCGCGCTGGACATGGCCCCCGCTGGCAGAGTAAGATGCTGGCTCCAGACAGAACCCAGCGCCCAGCAGATGGCCGCCAGCAGGATGGTCACGGCCCCAATCGGGGTGGCGCTCAGGCCGCCGCCTAGATTTAAGAAGATGATGCCGACAAAACCGACGATCAGGCCGATCCACTCTTTGCCATTGGGCCAGCGTCCCCAGATGCGGGCAAACAGGACCGCCCACAACGGCACAGAAGCGACGATCAGCGCCGCCACGCCAGAGGCTACCGACTGTTCGGCGAAGACGACCCCGCCATTGCCGCAGACCAGCAAAAGCCCACCCACGACGGCTGCCCCGGTCCATTGGCGGCGGTTGGGGTTTGGCGCGCCGCGCACGCGCAAGAAGCCATAGAGGATGCTTCCAGCGATCAAGAAGCGGAGTCCGGCCCCCAGAAACGGTGGGAAGCCGACGAGGGTTTCTCGAATTGCCAGATAGGTCGAACCCCAGATGACATACACAGCCAGCAGCGCCAGACCAATAAAGAGCCAGTTGTGCCTGCCGGGCGCGGCGGGGGTCGCTGCTTCACTATTTGGGGGCTGCTCCTGAGCGGCATCAGCCGGGGCAACAGGTGTGGGGTGGTCTATGCCGCCGACGGGTTCCGTCGCCTGGAAACGAATCGGGCGCGAAAACAGCATGTGCATGCTTTTATTTTAAGCGCAGAATCGCCTATAATGAAGGGGAAATGAAAAGCGTTTTCCCTCTATCGCTTATAAAAGTAAGGTGGAATCCGATGTTCGCTTTCGATTATGAAAAGGCGCTGGACACAACCAGTTGGGAAATCTTGTGCGCGCTGCAAGAAGATGCGCGGCTTTCGTTCAGCGAACTGGGCCGTCGGGTGGGACTGTCCGCGCCCGCTGTCGCCGAACGGGTGCGCAAGCTCGAAGAAGCGGGTATCATCGCCGGGTATCACGCGCGGGTCTGCCCGGAAAAGATCGGCTACGCGCTGATGGCCTTTATCCGTGTGGAGTCGCCCAGCGAGAAATGCCCGATTGTGAGCGCGTTTATCGCTGATCTGCCGGAGGTATTGGAATGCCATCGCGTTACCGGCAGCGATTCGTTTATTCTGAAAGTGATCGTCGTATCCGTCGCGCATCTGGAGGCGCTGCTCGACCGCCTGATGCCCTATGGGCAACTCACCACGTCGGTGGTGTTGTCGTCTCCAGTCAAAAATCGCGTGATTGAACCACAGGAACCAGCCTCCCCCAACTGAAAACGCCTGCACCCTCTCGCGCCTTGATAATACGTATCGCGCTTGCGAATCGTCTTTTAGAGAAAAGAGGATTGTCTTTGGTCCCGGGCGAATTGACGGATGGATGTTGAAGGCCGTATACTGGGGCCGATAACATTGAGCGAAGCTGCGAGCCGCTTGCCACCGGGGTGGCATGGTCAGGGAAGCAGCAGAGAGGCGGAAATGGGTACCTCTACAAAACGACCAAAATCAAAATCCGGCCAATCGGCTGGCAAGCAGACGAGCGGCAAGCCTGGAGCCAACCAGCAGGCTTCTGGCGCTGCGAAGACCACGCCGGACGCTGCCGTATCAACCTCCAAAACGACGACCAACGCGGCGTCAGGCGCTAAAACGAAGCCGGTGACAACCGGCGCGAAGGCGTCAACCGGCCCGGCGAGCGCGACGGTTGTTTCCAAGGCAGCGCAGACGCCTGCCAGGCCGCCGTCTGGAAGGCTTCAGACCAACAAGCGCGACCAGAAGCGCGAGGCGCGCCGCGAGGAGTTCAGCCGCAAGATCGAGGAGCGCCGCCAGCAGCGCGAGCGCGAGCGCCGCAACCGAACGCTGAAGCGATGGGCGCTCTTTGGCCTCCCATCGGTGGCGGCGGTGGTCATCGTTGGTATTCTCCTCTATAATACGTTCTTTGGCCCGCAGGTCGCCCCATATCTGAGGGGCGCGCCCATAGATGGCATTTCATGCGACTCCCTTGAGGGGCAGGTCACTCACTATCACGCGCACCTGCAAATCTATGTCAACGGGCAGCAGGTTCCGATTCCTGGGGATGTTGGCCGCCAGTCTATTACCCCCTGCTTCTACTGGCTGCACGTACATTCCGATACGGGCGACGAGGGCGTCATTCATATTGAGTCGCCAAATAAGAATACCTTTGACCTGCGTCAATTCTTCGACATCTGGGGCCAGACGCTCAGCGCGACGAACTTGCTGGGGCATAAGGTAGATGCGGCGCATAAACTGACCGTGTATGTGTATGCGACCGATCAGCAGCCGTCGGACCCCAGCCAGCCCTTTACAGTGACGCCGCCGAACGATCTGAAGCCTTATACGGACGATCCCGCGAAGATTCCTCTCAAAGCGCACGAGTTGATTGTGCTTGAATATGGCACGCCGCTTGTGCCGCCGCCCGCGTGGTCGTTCCTACCCAACGAATAGGTCAGGCGCGGCAAAGGACGAAGCAGCACATCAGGGGCAACATGAACGTTGCCCCTGATGTGCTTTGTTGTCGGGTCTGGCTGGCAGATGATGAAGCATACAGGCCGCTGCCCCGGCAAGGTCATTTCCCCGCTGTCTGACCCTGTTCGCTGTGTGCGTCGGGAAGGTTTGCTCGTACTACCGCCACCAGTTCAGAGACATCGAATGGTTTGCGCAGCAGGATGCCTTCCTGAACGCCTTCGATGGAAAGATCAAACGTTGTGCCGCCGCTGAGGAAGATGATGGGCAGGCGCTGCGTGGCTGGCGCAGATCGCAGACGTCGGTAGACCTCCGCGCCGCTGATGCCCGGCAGGCGCATATCCAGCAGGATCAGATCAACCGGCTGCTCGTCCACCAGCTTCAGGGCTTCCTCGCCATTGGGGGCGATGCGTACCTCCCAGGCCCCATTGCCTTCGAGGCGCAGCGCCGCCTGGATGATCTCGGCAACTTTGGTATCATCTTCGACAATCAGGATGCGCCAGAGCGCGATGGGAGCGGCGTCAGGTGTATTTGTAGGGGGCGCTTCTTCGGCAGACGTTGGCAAGGAGGGCGGCGCTGATTCTCCTGGGGCTGGCTGCGTATGCCGACGCCAGAGGGCATCAAGGCATCTCAGACAGCCACAGGGAGCTTTTTCGCCCATCAAATTGTTCCTCTTTTTGCGGCGGCATCAGCAGAATGTTCTTTAATTTCAGTCCTCGAACTATAGTTCTCGCATGATAGTTGAGTCTGTCTGCCTTTGTCAAGCAAGCGCCTGGAGCGGGTTTCACCACTCACCGGGGCTTGCCACCTGTAGCGCCGCCATCTTGGCGGCCACCGCTGCGCCAGCGCGCACGCTTGTCCTGGAGGGCGACCATTCGCCTTGGCGCAGCGGTGGCCGCCAAGATGGCGGCGCTACAGGTGCAGACGCCGCGCCGACGGGGTGGGGAGCCTGCGCCGGCAGGCTTGGTGGCGCAGCCCCCAGGCGCGGCCTTCAGCCGCCAGCCTACTGGCCTGGGTGGGTTGCCCCGCTGCGGTGAAGATGATGAGAACATTGGGCTACTGCAAGACGGCTTTTGCCTCGATCTTATCGGTGATGGCGTCACCGTGACGGTGGGTGATCTTCCAGGCTCCCGCTTCCCGCCGATAGAGCTGCGTCACGCGCAGCGCGGTTGGGCGAAGCTCGTCCTGCCCTATCACTCGCGCCTCTCCGCGTTCAATCCAGACGGTATAGCCCAGGTGATCGCTCGCAGAGAGCGCCAGAAGCTCGAAGTCCGTATGGCCGCCGCGATAGCGTTCTGCCCCCCACTCCAGGCGCGGGCCAACCTGCGCCCAGCCGCGCTCATAGGCTCCCCAGGCGCCGAAAATGGTCACGTCGTCAGCGTGTGACCAGCACGCTTGAAACGGGGCGGGATCGCCGTTGAGATACTGCTGTGATACGACCCGGATATGCGCGACGGTCTGACGCAGTTCTTCTTCTGGCGTCATAGCGATGGCCTCTTTCTACACAGGTTAAGAACAGGGGAATGAACGATACGCTGTGAACAGAGTAAGCAATGTACCCGCGCCTGTCAAGCGCACCTGTAGCGCGGTTCTACCAAATCTGAGGTGTTGGCAAGCGAGGCGTGTGACTGGTAGCGCCGCCATCTTGGCGGCCAGCGGTGGCCTGCTGGTCCGCTGGCCTGGAGGGCGCACGCTCGCCAGGGCGCAGCGTTGGCCGCCTGGAAGGCGGCGCTACAAGTGACCTCCGATAATTGGTGGAACCCTGTAGCGTCCCTTCCAGGCGGCTAATCGCCGATGGGGTCGAGCCTGTCTGGTCAGGCGCGCGCGTTGCGGCGCGTCAGCAGGCGCTGGCGGGCATAAGCTGCCACTTCGCCAAGGTTCAGGAAGGCGCAGGTTGTCAGGCCATGCACAACCACCGGCAGCAAGATCGAGCGCGGCGCGGGCTGAATGATGTAAAGGACGCCAAAGAGCGCGCCCGCCAGGCCCACGCCCGCGATGCTCAGCCAGCCCCAGCCGCCCAGCCGATGATAGAGCGCGTAGGCCGCTGTGCTGACCAGCCAGCCCAGCGCCAACGAACCGCTCCAACGCGCCACAAAGGTGAGAACGAGGCCACGATAGAAGAGTTCTTCCGCCGGGGCGTTGAGAAAAAGGTAATAGCCGCTCTGGAATAGGTGATCGGCGAGTGTGGGCAGGCGATAGCGCGGCAAGATGACGGCGCGATAAGCGGCGGTCAGCGCGCCAAAGGGGATGCCAATCGCCAGCCCCAGCCCGATCTGCTGCGCGGCTTGCGACCAGGAAAGGGCTGGCAGACCAATCTCTGCCAGGGGTAGATGGAAGAGCCAGGCCACCACCAGCGGCGCGAGAAGCAGCGGCAGCGCGCGCGTGGGCAGGTCAAGCCGCAGCCAGCGCCAGCTATCGGCAGGCGTTGAGCGTTTCGGTGGTTGAATGATGGCTGCTCTTTCTTGCGTTGTCACGTGACGCCTCTTCGTGCCGCCCGGCGTCAAGAACGGCGCGCCTGGGCGATCAGGCCCACAGCGGAGATCGCCATGAGCAAAACGGCGAACAGAAAGATAGTGGCCTGCACACCGTAAGAGGGCATCAGCCAGAAGACCGGCAAGAACGTACCCAGGATGCTGCCCACTGTCGAAAGCGCGTACAGCCGCCCGGCGGTGCTGCCCGCGCTGCCCACCGTCTTGATGCGCAGCCGAATGGCGAAGGGCGAAACACAGCCGAGCAAGATCACTGGCAGCGAGAAGAGCAGCAGCATCGCTATCAAGGGGCCAACGGAAATGTCGCTGGCCGATTGGGCGAAGGTCTGCGCGGTCCAACCCAGGACATCCTTGGCGAGCAGGGGAATCAGGCCGATGGTGGCGGCGGCGAAGGCGGTCAGGCGATAGAGCGCCAGCGAATAGGGCGCGCGGTCGGCCAGCTTGCCGCCGAGATAATACCCCAGGGTCAGATAGATCAGCGTCAGGCCAATCAGATTGGCCCAGACAAATTGCGAATCCCCAAAGAACGGCGCGACCAGCCGCGCCGCAGTCATCTCCACGCCCAGCGAGGACATGCCCCCCAGGAAGACCAGCGCGATCAGCAGCAATCCCCGGTCTGGCGCTGCGTCATCATGCGCCAGATGGGCTGTGTCGGCGGTCTGTGCCTGGGATGTGCCGTTTCCCTTCGTGGTTATCTTCTTCGAGCGAGAGCGGTTTCCTGGCGTGGGTCTGGCTGCTGGCATGCGGTTGGGTTGCTCCGGTGCGAAACATTCAGGGTATCAGAGAGTATAGTAGCACCGTCGGGCCGGGCAAGGCAAATACCTCGTATCCATTAGTTCCACCACACAGGAGGTGCTGGCAGGCGAGGCGTGTTACTTGTAGCGCCGCCTTCCGGGCGGCTAGCCACTGGCCGCCAAGATGGCGGCGCTACAAGTGGCAACCTCCGATAGTTGGTGGAACCGTATCCACTGGCTGCTTCTCGAACTCCAGCCCGTCCATCAGCGCGGGTGCGAAAATGGCTTCAAGCGCAAGCTGCTCATCACGATAGGCGGGATCAGCATAGATTTCAGCATACATCCGCTCAAGCTCGGCCTGGCTGCGCTCGTATTCCAGCAGCTTTGCCTCGCGCAAGATGAGCTGCTCTATTAAAGAGGTTGCGCTGCGGGCGCGGCCAGCTTCTACCAGGGCATCGAGCGCCCTGGCCGTCGGTTCATGCAATGCAAACGTTTTACGTACAATGGGAGTTTTATTGGCGGACATAGGATACCTCCTCTGTCACATAGTCTTTGAGATCGGCAGATGGCAAGCTGCATCTCAATCTGCGTGTTCATCGCCCGAAAAGCCGTTGTGACCAGTCGGCATGGCAGGCTTTCAGAGGGAGCGATCACCTGCTCTTCTTGTTTCTGCGCGAACATCTTGGCGCGGGGGCATAAAACTGGAACGGCGTTTCATACAGGGTCATGTTGCCCTGCTCGATGATAGCATCGGTAATGATCGGCGCTGGCGCTGCGGTTTGCGCTGGCTCGGCGCTGCCCTCGGTGAAAGCGCGCCCGACGGCGTTTGTTTTGAGTTCACAGAGGATATTTTCGTCTTTATCGGTGATATGCCACTTTGGCGCGCGCCCCGGCCCCAGGTAGAACTTGCCCAGGCGGCTCCAGGGGATGACCAGATGTTTGCGCCAGAAGTCGAAGCGCAGCCCCTGCTCGTACACTGTAATGACCGACCAGGCAAAGTACGCCTGGCGATACACCAGAAACACGCCAGCCCCGATCACAATCAAGGCCATCAACCCCGGCACAA comes from Ktedonobacterales bacterium and encodes:
- a CDS encoding nuclear transport factor 2 family protein, whose protein sequence is MTPEEELRQTVAHIRVVSQQYLNGDPAPFQACWSHADDVTIFGAWGAYERGWAQVGPRLEWGAERYRGGHTDFELLALSASDHLGYTVWIERGEARVIGQDELRPTALRVTQLYRREAGAWKITHRHGDAITDKIEAKAVLQ
- a CDS encoding Lrp/AsnC family transcriptional regulator — protein: MFAFDYEKALDTTSWEILCALQEDARLSFSELGRRVGLSAPAVAERVRKLEEAGIIAGYHARVCPEKIGYALMAFIRVESPSEKCPIVSAFIADLPEVLECHRVTGSDSFILKVIVVSVAHLEALLDRLMPYGQLTTSVVLSSPVKNRVIEPQEPASPN
- a CDS encoding fused MFS/spermidine synthase, giving the protein MPAARPTPGNRSRSKKITTKGNGTSQAQTADTAHLAHDDAAPDRGLLLIALVFLGGMSSLGVEMTAARLVAPFFGDSQFVWANLIGLTLIYLTLGYYLGGKLADRAPYSLALYRLTAFAAATIGLIPLLAKDVLGWTAQTFAQSASDISVGPLIAMLLLFSLPVILLGCVSPFAIRLRIKTVGSAGSTAGRLYALSTVGSILGTFLPVFWLMPSYGVQATIFLFAVLLMAISAVGLIAQARRS
- a CDS encoding response regulator transcription factor, whose translation is MGEKAPCGCLRCLDALWRRHTQPAPGESAPPSLPTSAEEAPPTNTPDAAPIALWRILIVEDDTKVAEIIQAALRLEGNGAWEVRIAPNGEEALKLVDEQPVDLILLDMRLPGISGAEVYRRLRSAPATQRLPIIFLSGGTTFDLSIEGVQEGILLRKPFDVSELVAVVRANLPDAHSEQGQTAGK
- a CDS encoding CPBP family intramembrane glutamic endopeptidase, which translates into the protein MTTQERAAIIQPPKRSTPADSWRWLRLDLPTRALPLLLAPLVVAWLFHLPLAEIGLPALSWSQAAQQIGLGLAIGIPFGALTAAYRAVILPRYRLPTLADHLFQSGYYLFLNAPAEELFYRGLVLTFVARWSGSLALGWLVSTAAYALYHRLGGWGWLSIAGVGLAGALFGVLYIIQPAPRSILLPVVVHGLTTCAFLNLGEVAAYARQRLLTRRNARA
- a CDS encoding DUF6585 family protein yields the protein MTLSSSRQQAANDADTLGARRYEYRYPLSAKLIAFAILVFIPLATTGFLTQSFASAGLADRVVPGLMALIVIGAGVFLVYRQAYFAWSVITVYEQGLRFDFWRKHLVIPWSRLGKFYLGPGRAPKWHITDKDENILCELKTNAVGRAFTEGSAEPAQTAAPAPIITDAIIEQGNMTLYETPFQFYAPAPRCSRRNKKSR
- a CDS encoding response regulator transcription factor: MEQAITLLIVDDHQLVRWGIRTFLATQPDFLVLGEAATGEEALRLAEAQEPQVVLMDLRMPGMGGVEAIRQMRARWPNIAVVILTTYNEDDLMVQGLQAGACGYLLKDCALETLVQALRAAARGEMLVQPEVMARILARAAQALSPPSRTTRARHSLDLTEREREVLSGVARGERSKEIALRLGISERTVGAYINTIFSKLGVDSRASAVAVALERGLLPRQS
- the yedA gene encoding drug/metabolite exporter YedA, with protein sequence MLFSRPIRFQATEPVGGIDHPTPVAPADAAQEQPPNSEAATPAAPGRHNWLFIGLALLAVYVIWGSTYLAIRETLVGFPPFLGAGLRFLIAGSILYGFLRVRGAPNPNRRQWTGAAVVGGLLLVCGNGGVVFAEQSVASGVAALIVASVPLWAVLFARIWGRWPNGKEWIGLIVGFVGIIFLNLGGGLSATPIGAVTILLAAICWALGSVWSQHLTLPAGAMSSAAEMLVGGAALLGLGLVLNERFSGPPPPVAFWALAYLVVFGSLVGFSAYGYLLKRVRPALATSNAYANPLVALLLGAAFAGEQITAIELLALVFILTGVVLVALGREKRR